A region of Sulfurimonas sp. DNA encodes the following proteins:
- the trpB gene encoding tryptophan synthase subunit beta, producing MSKSYLDSTPDENGYFGKFGGSFIPPMLEAPFEEIKKAYKELKKSPAFIEELKYVRKHYQGRPTPISFAKNLTNLCGGAKIYLKREDLNHTGAHKLNHCMAEVILAKHLGKKKVIAETGAGQHGVALATAAAYFGLECEIHMGEVDIIKEHPNVVRMKILGAKVVPATHGLKTLKEAVDSAFEKYIETYEDTLYCIGSVVGPHPFPLMVRDFQSIVGHESKEQFLEHESKAPDAVVACVGGGSNAMGIFAGFIDDKDVELHSVEPMGRGDKLGDHAASLTYGEEGVMHGFNSIMLKDADGEPAPVYSIGSGIDYPSVGPEHAHLKEIGRTIVGLCNDEEAVDAFYKLSQLEGIIPALETAHAIAYAMKLAKTLSKDKTILVNLSGRGDKDIDFVVDNHPIPNAKF from the coding sequence ATGTCTAAATCTTACTTAGATTCAACTCCTGATGAAAATGGATATTTTGGAAAATTTGGAGGATCCTTTATACCTCCGATGCTAGAAGCTCCCTTTGAGGAAATAAAAAAAGCATACAAAGAACTAAAAAAATCCCCAGCATTTATAGAAGAGCTTAAATATGTTAGAAAACATTATCAAGGACGACCAACTCCTATATCTTTTGCAAAAAACCTTACAAATTTATGTGGTGGAGCAAAAATTTACTTAAAAAGAGAAGATTTAAATCACACTGGCGCTCATAAGCTTAACCATTGTATGGCTGAAGTAATTTTAGCTAAGCATCTAGGCAAGAAAAAAGTTATAGCTGAAACTGGAGCAGGACAACATGGTGTTGCACTTGCTACTGCAGCAGCTTATTTTGGCTTAGAATGTGAGATTCATATGGGTGAAGTAGATATTATCAAAGAGCATCCAAATGTTGTTCGTATGAAAATACTTGGTGCTAAAGTTGTACCCGCCACTCACGGATTGAAAACTCTAAAAGAAGCAGTTGATAGTGCTTTTGAAAAATATATCGAAACTTATGAAGATACTTTATATTGTATCGGTTCTGTTGTTGGTCCGCATCCATTCCCGCTGATGGTTAGAGATTTTCAGTCTATTGTAGGACATGAATCTAAAGAGCAATTTTTAGAACATGAAAGCAAAGCACCAGATGCCGTAGTGGCTTGTGTTGGTGGTGGCTCAAACGCTATGGGTATTTTTGCTGGTTTTATTGATGATAAAGATGTTGAACTTCATAGTGTTGAGCCTATGGGTAGAGGCGATAAACTTGGTGATCATGCAGCAAGTTTAACTTATGGAGAAGAAGGTGTTATGCATGGTTTCAACTCCATAATGCTTAAAGATGCTGACGGGGAACCTGCTCCTGTTTATTCTATCGGTTCTGGTATTGATTATCCATCTGTTGGTCCTGAACACGCTCACTTAAAAGAGATAGGTAGAACAATAGTTGGTCTTTGTAACGATGAAGAAGCCGTAGATGCTTTTTACAAACTATCTCAACTAGAAGGGATTATCCCCGCTTTAGAAACAGCTCACGCTATCGCTTATGCAATGAAGTTAGCAAAAACTCTAAGTAAAGATAAAACTATTTTAGTAAATCTTAGTGGTAGAGGCGATAAAGATATAGACTTTGTAGTTGATAACCACCCTATTCCAAACGCTAAGTTTTAA
- a CDS encoding YbfB/YjiJ family MFS transporter, giving the protein MRKININLLDRNDNVAILLAGILAIVVGVGVARFAFTSLLPPMLEEHLSLSYAGVLASVNFMGYFSGALFSITIRDIITKEKFFRIGMFISILTTLILATTTNDTVWLISRIVAGFGAAMVLIVGGALVMVKLDYEDKTKAMGIYFSGIGVAIVFCELVSQFVLKEGTFSDAWMTLTIIAFFISIYAIYILSFDESLKQDAQKHKLSKSIFSPFVILLILAYFTEGVGFVVQGTFLPDIINSLEGLNGYGNLGWLIVGIAGIPSSILWMRLAHKHGSVNIIILAMALQIIGILIPTFTSNMYMNLFSGALYGGTFVGLVALFMHLGGKLAEKNPVVLMGSMTAAYGIGQISAPLYSVALIEKFGNYNTTLYLTASIVFMGILFLLIAKRVEHLHIKS; this is encoded by the coding sequence ATGAGAAAAATAAATATTAATTTACTAGATAGAAATGATAATGTAGCAATATTATTAGCTGGTATATTAGCTATTGTTGTTGGTGTAGGAGTGGCTAGATTTGCTTTTACATCACTACTCCCCCCAATGCTTGAAGAACACCTATCGCTATCTTATGCTGGAGTTTTAGCATCTGTAAATTTCATGGGTTATTTTAGTGGAGCACTCTTTTCTATAACTATTAGAGATATCATAACAAAAGAGAAATTTTTTAGAATTGGTATGTTTATTAGTATTTTAACTACTCTTATTTTAGCAACAACTACAAATGATACTGTTTGGTTAATCTCTAGAATAGTTGCAGGATTTGGTGCAGCTATGGTGCTGATAGTTGGTGGTGCTTTGGTTATGGTAAAACTAGACTATGAAGATAAAACAAAAGCTATGGGTATTTACTTTAGTGGCATCGGTGTTGCTATTGTATTTTGTGAATTAGTTAGTCAGTTCGTGCTTAAAGAAGGAACATTCTCAGATGCTTGGATGACTTTAACAATTATTGCTTTTTTTATTTCTATATACGCTATATATATTTTATCGTTTGATGAATCCCTAAAGCAAGATGCTCAAAAACATAAACTTTCAAAATCAATCTTTTCTCCTTTCGTAATTCTTCTTATATTAGCATACTTTACAGAGGGTGTTGGTTTTGTCGTTCAAGGAACTTTTTTACCAGATATTATAAACTCCTTAGAGGGTTTAAATGGTTATGGAAATTTAGGATGGCTTATAGTTGGTATAGCAGGTATTCCATCTTCTATTCTTTGGATGAGGTTAGCACATAAACATGGAAGTGTAAATATAATTATCCTTGCAATGGCTTTGCAAATCATAGGTATTTTAATCCCGACTTTCACTTCAAATATGTATATGAACCTGTTTAGTGGTGCTTTATATGGAGGTACTTTTGTTGGATTAGTCGCTTTATTTATGCATCTAGGTGGAAAACTAGCTGAGAAAAATCCAGTTGTTTTGATGGGTTCTATGACAGCGGCTTATGGCATCGGTCAAATAAGCGCACCATTATATAGTGTTGCTTTGATAGAGAAATTTGGAAACTACAACACAACGCTGTATCTAACAGCGTCAATAGTTTTTATGGGCATACTCTTCTTACTTATTGCAAAAAGAGTAGAGCATCTACATATTAAGAGTTAA
- a CDS encoding IS3 family transposase has protein sequence MSRKQGQTYTAKQKTKIVLEMLKEDMTISQLATKYKITSQSLGKWKTQFLENASLAFDLGGATKAYRDEIEELKTENDGLAKALGKATVRAGFVEKKLKSLDLCNKKALIESKHKKLSISEQCEIFGISRSHYYYQPVPMSQKNIKLLHKIDEIATENSEYGYRFIYEQLKEDGYAIGRNRVLKYMAILGIQAIYPTKKKLTSIKNKEHKIYEYLLKKYWTRVGKKNTVYVPTPNEVWSGDITYIRINGGFMYLAAVIDWHSKAILSYKILSCPCGTNSMDATLATDVLEKALAKYPKPKIFNSDQGSQYTSNEHTQILKRYNIQISMNGKARSIHNIVIERFFRTLKHGNIYINDYQTIRNLKEGVKAYIYKYNFKRFHSSLDYRKPMNVYLEYLKNVG, from the coding sequence ATGAGTAGAAAACAAGGGCAAACTTATACGGCAAAACAGAAGACTAAAATAGTCTTAGAAATGTTAAAAGAAGATATGACAATAAGTCAGTTAGCAACTAAGTATAAAATCACTTCTCAATCATTAGGAAAATGGAAGACTCAATTTTTAGAAAATGCATCTTTAGCATTTGACTTGGGTGGAGCGACGAAAGCTTATAGAGATGAAATAGAAGAGTTAAAAACTGAGAATGATGGCTTAGCTAAGGCACTAGGAAAAGCAACTGTAAGAGCAGGTTTCGTTGAAAAAAAGCTAAAGAGCTTGGACTTATGTAATAAAAAAGCTTTGATCGAGTCCAAGCATAAAAAATTATCAATTTCAGAGCAATGTGAGATATTTGGTATTAGTAGAAGCCACTATTACTATCAACCAGTACCAATGAGTCAAAAAAACATCAAACTACTTCATAAAATTGATGAGATAGCTACAGAGAACTCAGAGTATGGTTATAGGTTTATCTACGAGCAACTCAAAGAAGATGGCTATGCCATTGGCAGAAATAGAGTCTTGAAATATATGGCAATACTTGGCATACAAGCAATATACCCAACTAAAAAGAAACTAACAAGTATTAAAAATAAAGAACATAAAATATATGAGTACCTCCTCAAGAAGTATTGGACTAGAGTTGGTAAGAAAAATACTGTCTATGTGCCTACTCCAAACGAAGTATGGAGTGGTGACATTACCTATATTCGTATTAACGGAGGTTTTATGTATCTGGCAGCAGTTATAGACTGGCATTCTAAAGCTATACTCTCCTATAAAATATTATCATGCCCTTGTGGTACTAATTCTATGGATGCAACACTTGCAACCGATGTGCTAGAAAAGGCACTTGCAAAGTATCCTAAGCCTAAGATATTTAATAGTGATCAAGGAAGTCAATATACAAGCAATGAGCATACTCAGATACTTAAAAGATATAATATTCAAATATCAATGAATGGGAAAGCTAGAAGTATTCACAATATAGTAATTGAGAGATTTTTTAGAACCCTTAAACATGGTAATATTTACATAAATGATTATCAAACTATTAGAAATTTAAAAGAAGGAGTTAAAGCTTATATCTATAAATACAACTTTAAGAGATTTCACTCAAGTTTAGATTATAGAAAACCGATGAATGTTTATCTTGAATATCTAAAAAATGTAGGGTAA
- a CDS encoding S1 RNA-binding domain-containing protein, translating into MKQNEYLELGKINTLYIDRLTTPGAYLMAYDGNDVLLPGQYLTPQMKERTLIDVFLYTDSEDRLVATTLTPTAKLDEMALFEVIDTVPFGAFMDWGLSKDLLVPNMFQKTPFKVGEKRFIKVIYDERTHRLVGTEKLGDFLEKSVQGIKPAQEVSILIIAKTPLGFKCIVEDKYEGLIYHNEIFETINIGNKTKAFVKNIRKDGHIDLNLRKAGSKKSGSSADKVLSLLKENNGIMPYNYKSDSQLIKDKFALSKKDFKRSLTALVDAKKIEVKDTGIYLKDLSNG; encoded by the coding sequence ATGAAACAAAACGAATACTTAGAACTAGGTAAAATTAATACTCTCTATATAGATAGACTCACAACTCCAGGTGCTTATCTGATGGCATATGATGGAAACGATGTACTTTTGCCAGGACAATACTTGACTCCCCAGATGAAAGAGAGAACTCTTATAGATGTATTTTTATATACAGACTCAGAAGATAGACTTGTAGCTACAACACTCACTCCTACTGCAAAACTTGATGAAATGGCACTGTTTGAAGTTATAGATACGGTACCTTTTGGAGCATTTATGGACTGGGGGTTAAGTAAAGACCTTTTAGTACCAAATATGTTTCAAAAAACACCTTTTAAAGTTGGCGAAAAAAGATTTATAAAAGTAATTTATGATGAAAGAACCCATCGCCTTGTAGGGACAGAAAAGCTTGGTGATTTTTTAGAAAAAAGTGTACAAGGTATAAAACCTGCCCAAGAAGTTAGCATCTTAATAATCGCTAAAACTCCACTAGGATTTAAGTGTATTGTAGAAGATAAATACGAAGGCTTAATTTATCACAATGAAATATTTGAAACTATCAACATTGGTAACAAAACAAAAGCCTTTGTAAAAAATATCCGCAAAGATGGACATATTGACCTAAATCTTAGAAAAGCAGGAAGCAAAAAAAGTGGTAGTTCTGCCGATAAAGTTCTCTCACTATTAAAAGAGAACAATGGTATCATGCCATACAATTATAAAAGTGATTCCCAGCTTATAAAAGATAAATTTGCACTTAGTAAAAAAGATTTTAAACGCTCTCTTACAGCTTTAGTAGATGCTAAAAAAATAGAAGTTAAAGATACTGGCATCTACTTAAAGGACTTGAGCAATGGCTAA
- a CDS encoding type II toxin-antitoxin system PemK/MazF family toxin, whose amino-acid sequence MDLLRRDIVGINLNPKKGDEVGKVRPCIILSDDDSNEILDTIIVVPLSTHLIEDMLPFRMRLKKRENLDKDSDIVLNHIRTISKKRVTSKISKITTDEYKIIIETFCNIF is encoded by the coding sequence ATGGACTTGCTTAGAAGAGATATAGTGGGAATAAATTTAAACCCAAAAAAAGGCGATGAGGTTGGAAAAGTCAGACCTTGTATTATTTTATCAGATGATGATTCCAATGAGATTTTAGATACCATTATAGTAGTTCCACTATCTACGCACTTAATAGAAGATATGCTACCATTTAGAATGCGACTAAAAAAACGAGAAAATTTAGATAAAGATTCAGATATTGTACTAAATCATATTAGAACAATATCAAAAAAAAGAGTAACTTCAAAAATATCAAAAATAACTACGGATGAATATAAAATTATTATAGAAACTTTTTGTAATATTTTTTAA